In one window of Micromonospora cathayae DNA:
- a CDS encoding MarR family winged helix-turn-helix transcriptional regulator gives MTRWLDDDEQRAWRSYVQMQARLNAHLGRQLQRDSGLSLADYGVLVQLTEVPEGRLRPFALQERLEWEQSRLSHHLSRMSRRGLVERQECPSDARGAFVAITAAGRAALEAAAPGHVATVRDLFLDQLDRDELRTLERFADRVLRRLAADPAE, from the coding sequence ATGACACGATGGCTCGACGACGACGAACAGCGGGCCTGGCGGTCCTACGTGCAGATGCAGGCCCGACTCAACGCCCACCTCGGCCGGCAGCTGCAACGCGACTCGGGCCTCTCCCTCGCCGACTACGGGGTCCTGGTCCAGCTCACCGAGGTGCCGGAGGGCCGGCTGCGTCCGTTCGCCCTTCAGGAAAGGCTGGAGTGGGAACAGAGCCGCCTCTCCCACCACCTCAGCCGGATGTCCCGCCGGGGCCTGGTCGAACGCCAGGAGTGCCCCAGCGACGCCCGGGGCGCGTTCGTCGCGATCACCGCCGCCGGTCGGGCCGCCCTCGAGGCCGCCGCACCCGGGCACGTCGCGACCGTGCGGGACCTCTTCCTCGACCAGCTCGACCGGGACGAGCTGCGCACCCTGGAACGGTTCGCCGACCGGGTGCTGCGCCGGCTGGCCGCCGACCCGGCGGAGTGA
- a CDS encoding YceI family protein: protein MSTQTPTADLAQLTGTYVLDPSHTRIGFVARHAMVTKVRGAFNEFEGTVNFDGTNPAATAVTVTIKAASIDTRNAQRDEHLRSNDFLAMDEYPEITFVSTAFRQTGDDTFDLVGDLTVRGVTHPVTIPFTYEGSAADPFGNLRVGFEGAVTINRKDYGVTWNAALETGGVLVSDKVVLEFEISAIKQS from the coding sequence ATGAGCACCCAGACCCCCACCGCCGACCTCGCCCAGCTCACCGGCACCTACGTGCTCGACCCCAGCCACACGCGCATCGGGTTCGTCGCCCGGCACGCGATGGTCACCAAGGTGCGCGGCGCGTTCAACGAGTTCGAGGGCACGGTGAACTTCGACGGGACCAACCCCGCCGCCACCGCGGTGACCGTCACCATCAAGGCGGCCAGCATCGACACCCGCAACGCCCAGCGCGACGAGCACCTGCGCAGCAACGACTTCCTCGCCATGGACGAGTACCCGGAGATCACCTTCGTCTCCACCGCGTTCCGGCAGACCGGCGACGACACCTTCGACCTGGTCGGCGACCTGACCGTCCGGGGCGTCACCCACCCGGTGACCATCCCGTTCACGTACGAGGGCTCGGCCGCCGACCCGTTCGGCAACCTGCGGGTCGGCTTCGAGGGCGCGGTCACCATCAACCGCAAGGACTACGGGGTCACCTGGAACGCCGCCCTCGAGACCGGTGGCGTGCTGGTGAGCGACAAGGTCGTCCTGGAGTTCGAGATCTCCGCGATCAAGCAGTCCTGA
- a CDS encoding ATP-dependent RecD-like DNA helicase, with protein MTAVPPAPPTAPVRGATLEAVLERVTYVNEETGYTIARVATDRSGTDLLTVVGALPGVQPGERLRLVGRWGSHPKYGRQFEVHSCTSVLPATVQGIERYLGSGLIKGIGPKMAARIVAAFGADTLEVIENEPGRLIEVHGLGRKRTAAIGAAWQEQKAIKEVMVFLQGVGVSTSHAVRIYKQYADSAISVVRHEPYRLAADIWGIGFKTADSIAQAVGIPHDSPQRVQAGIRYTLSEAADNGHCYLPEPNLIADAAGILGVPATLVAECLTTLAAEEGVVREPVPNPSSGDGSIPAVYLVPFHRAESALAASLVRLLREPADRMPAFASVDWVRALAWLRRRTGAELAEEQEQAVRLALTAKVAVLTGGPGCGKSFTVRSVIELAAAKQAKILLAAPTGRAAKRLTELTGQPATTVHRLLQLRPGGDATFDRDNPVDADLVVVDEASMLDLILANKLVKAVPPGAHLLLVGDVDQLPSVGAGEVLRDVLAAETVPRVRLTRIFRQAQESGVVVNAHRINAGQPPALDGYPDFFLFPSDEPEVTAEQVVDIVAKRIPRRFGLHPRDIQVLTPMHRGPAGAGNLNALLQQALAPHREGAPERRHGSRVFRVGDKVIQIRNNYEKGSAGVFNGTVGMVTAIDLDEQTLTVRTDEDEDIGYDFHELDELQHAYAITVHRSQGSEYPAVVVPVTLGSYLMLQRNLLYTAVTRARKLVVLAGSRKAIAIAVRTAGTGRRHTALTHRITGGRPPRP; from the coding sequence ATGACCGCCGTCCCGCCCGCCCCGCCGACCGCGCCCGTGCGCGGCGCGACCCTGGAGGCGGTGCTGGAACGGGTCACCTACGTCAACGAGGAGACCGGCTACACCATCGCCCGGGTGGCGACCGACCGCTCCGGCACCGACCTGCTCACCGTGGTCGGGGCGCTGCCCGGCGTGCAGCCGGGGGAACGGCTGCGACTGGTCGGCCGCTGGGGGTCGCACCCGAAGTACGGCCGGCAGTTCGAGGTGCACAGCTGTACCAGCGTGCTGCCCGCCACCGTGCAGGGCATCGAACGCTACCTCGGCTCCGGCCTGATCAAGGGGATCGGGCCGAAGATGGCCGCCCGGATCGTGGCCGCGTTCGGCGCGGACACCCTCGAGGTCATCGAGAACGAGCCGGGTCGGCTGATCGAGGTGCACGGCCTGGGCCGCAAGCGCACCGCGGCGATCGGCGCGGCCTGGCAGGAGCAGAAGGCCATCAAGGAGGTGATGGTCTTCCTCCAGGGGGTGGGCGTCTCCACCTCGCACGCCGTGCGCATCTACAAGCAGTACGCCGACAGCGCGATCTCGGTGGTGCGGCACGAGCCGTACCGGCTGGCCGCCGACATCTGGGGCATCGGCTTCAAGACCGCCGACAGCATCGCCCAGGCGGTGGGCATCCCGCACGACAGCCCGCAGCGGGTGCAGGCCGGCATCCGGTACACGCTCTCCGAGGCCGCCGACAACGGTCACTGTTACCTGCCCGAGCCGAACCTGATCGCCGACGCCGCCGGCATCCTGGGCGTGCCGGCGACGCTGGTCGCCGAGTGCCTGACCACGCTGGCCGCCGAGGAGGGGGTGGTGCGGGAGCCGGTACCGAACCCGAGCAGCGGGGACGGCAGCATCCCGGCGGTGTACCTGGTGCCCTTCCACCGCGCCGAGTCGGCGCTGGCCGCCAGCCTGGTGCGGCTGCTGCGGGAGCCGGCCGACCGGATGCCGGCCTTCGCGTCGGTGGACTGGGTGCGGGCGCTGGCCTGGCTGCGCCGGCGTACCGGGGCCGAGCTGGCCGAGGAGCAGGAGCAGGCGGTACGCCTGGCGCTCACCGCGAAGGTGGCGGTGCTGACCGGTGGCCCCGGCTGCGGCAAGTCGTTCACCGTCCGGTCGGTCATCGAGCTGGCGGCGGCGAAGCAGGCGAAGATCCTGCTGGCCGCGCCGACCGGGCGGGCCGCCAAGCGGCTCACCGAGCTGACCGGACAGCCGGCCACCACCGTGCACCGGTTGCTCCAGTTGCGTCCCGGCGGGGACGCCACCTTCGACCGGGACAATCCGGTCGACGCCGACCTGGTGGTGGTGGACGAGGCGTCCATGCTGGACCTGATCCTGGCGAACAAGCTGGTCAAGGCGGTGCCGCCCGGGGCGCACCTGCTGCTGGTCGGGGACGTGGACCAGTTGCCCTCGGTGGGCGCGGGCGAGGTGCTACGGGACGTGCTGGCGGCGGAGACGGTGCCGAGGGTCCGGTTGACCCGGATCTTCCGGCAGGCGCAGGAGTCGGGTGTGGTGGTCAACGCGCACCGGATCAACGCCGGTCAGCCGCCCGCGCTGGACGGGTACCCGGACTTCTTCCTGTTCCCCAGCGACGAGCCGGAGGTCACCGCGGAGCAGGTGGTGGACATCGTGGCGAAGCGGATCCCCCGCCGGTTCGGCCTGCACCCGCGCGACATCCAGGTGCTCACCCCGATGCACCGGGGCCCGGCCGGCGCGGGCAACCTGAACGCGCTGCTGCAACAGGCGCTCGCCCCGCACCGGGAGGGCGCGCCGGAACGCCGGCACGGGTCGCGGGTGTTCCGGGTCGGCGACAAGGTGATCCAGATCCGCAACAACTACGAGAAGGGCAGTGCCGGGGTCTTCAACGGCACGGTCGGCATGGTCACCGCGATCGACCTGGACGAGCAGACGCTGACCGTCCGCACCGACGAGGACGAGGACATCGGGTACGACTTCCACGAGCTGGACGAGTTGCAGCACGCGTACGCGATCACGGTGCACCGGTCGCAGGGCAGCGAGTATCCGGCGGTGGTGGTGCCGGTGACCCTGGGGTCGTACCTGATGTTGCAGCGCAACCTGCTCTACACCGCCGTCACCCGGGCCCGGAAGCTGGTCGTGCTGGCCGGTTCCCGCAAGGCCATCGCCATCGCGGTACGGACGGCCGGCACGGGCCGGCGGCACACCGCGCTGACGCACCGGATCACCGGCGGGCGGCCGCCACGTCCCTGA
- a CDS encoding MEDS domain-containing protein translates to MTGRTAPSAAHRHVCWRYDDHAALHAEAHRFLAAGLAAGEQVWYVAPGSDPFGERLRADAVFRDALGRDAVRLVAIESAYGADEVIDPVTQVRAYAAATEAALAAGHTGLRVVADATPLVRTPAQLDAFARYEHLVDRYLSAAPMSAMCAYDRRVLGDRAVAELACLHPETNVDDILFRLHAGAAGDARPVLAGELDASNHDLFRTALRRAAPPAVDGRLVVQATDLSFVDHRCLIHLREHARSRGMDAVLLRTSRSAAARLAELLNLPGVQVEVVR, encoded by the coding sequence GTGACCGGTCGGACCGCGCCGTCGGCAGCGCACCGGCACGTCTGCTGGCGCTACGACGACCACGCCGCCCTGCACGCCGAGGCCCACCGTTTCCTCGCCGCCGGGCTCGCCGCCGGCGAGCAGGTCTGGTACGTCGCGCCCGGATCGGACCCGTTCGGCGAGCGACTCCGCGCCGACGCCGTGTTCCGGGACGCGCTGGGCCGCGACGCCGTCCGGCTGGTGGCCATCGAGTCGGCGTACGGCGCCGACGAGGTCATCGACCCGGTCACCCAGGTACGCGCCTACGCGGCGGCCACCGAGGCCGCCCTGGCCGCCGGGCACACCGGCCTGCGGGTAGTCGCCGACGCCACGCCGCTGGTCCGCACCCCGGCGCAGCTCGACGCGTTCGCCCGGTACGAACACCTGGTCGACCGGTACCTCAGCGCCGCGCCGATGTCGGCGATGTGCGCCTACGACCGCCGGGTCCTGGGCGACCGGGCCGTCGCGGAACTGGCCTGCCTGCACCCGGAGACCAACGTCGACGACATCCTCTTCCGGCTGCACGCCGGTGCGGCGGGAGACGCCCGCCCGGTGCTCGCCGGCGAGCTGGACGCCTCCAACCACGACCTGTTCCGGACCGCGCTGCGCCGGGCCGCGCCACCCGCGGTCGACGGCCGGCTCGTGGTGCAGGCGACCGACCTGAGCTTCGTCGACCACCGCTGCCTCATCCACCTGCGCGAGCACGCCCGCTCCCGGGGAATGGACGCCGTCCTGCTGCGCACCTCCCGGTCGGCCGCCGCACGGCTGGCCGAACTGCTCAACCTGCCCGGCGTACAGGTGGAGGTGGTCCGGTGA
- a CDS encoding sensor histidine kinase gives MRPGPGAGHRGHIHEAVCYDSDDELLAVVLPFLLGGAAAGEPTIVSFGDRHAALIRSALPAGAAVEFLSGGAVYARPAAAIRAYRQLLARHVAAGARQVRVLGELPPASLGPTWDWWARYESAVNHAYDDFPVWTMCAYDRRITPAPVLADVLRTHPRLALPDGRHVVSEAYVDPLVYLTEPRPVLPDPIQHTPPVTDLTGPTAATARAAIGLADRGHLPADDVEDLVVAVSEAVTNAVRHGRPPVRFRLWSGPDRIVAAISDGGDGPKDPFAGLLPAGTGAAGGLGLWIVHQSCNHVTMHRDADGFTIRLTAGNPHTTA, from the coding sequence GTGAGGCCCGGCCCCGGCGCCGGCCACCGCGGCCACATCCACGAGGCGGTCTGCTACGACTCCGACGACGAACTGCTCGCCGTGGTGCTGCCCTTCCTGCTCGGCGGGGCGGCGGCGGGTGAGCCGACCATCGTCTCGTTCGGGGACCGGCACGCCGCGCTGATCCGGTCGGCGCTGCCGGCCGGCGCGGCGGTGGAGTTCCTCTCCGGCGGGGCCGTCTACGCCCGGCCGGCCGCCGCGATCCGGGCGTACCGGCAACTCCTCGCCCGGCACGTCGCCGCCGGTGCCCGGCAGGTCCGTGTCCTGGGCGAGCTGCCCCCGGCCAGCCTGGGCCCGACCTGGGACTGGTGGGCCCGGTACGAGTCGGCCGTCAACCACGCGTACGACGACTTTCCGGTCTGGACCATGTGCGCGTACGACCGCCGGATCACCCCGGCCCCGGTGCTCGCCGACGTGCTGCGGACCCACCCCCGGCTGGCGCTGCCGGACGGCCGGCACGTGGTGAGCGAGGCGTACGTCGATCCGTTGGTCTACCTGACCGAGCCCCGGCCGGTGCTGCCGGACCCGATCCAGCACACCCCACCGGTGACGGACCTGACCGGGCCGACCGCCGCGACGGCCCGCGCCGCCATCGGCCTCGCCGACCGGGGCCACCTGCCGGCCGACGACGTCGAGGACCTGGTGGTGGCGGTGAGCGAGGCGGTGACCAACGCGGTGCGGCACGGACGTCCACCCGTCCGGTTCCGGCTGTGGAGCGGCCCGGACCGGATCGTCGCCGCGATCAGCGACGGTGGCGACGGGCCGAAGGACCCGTTCGCCGGCCTGCTCCCCGCCGGCACCGGCGCGGCCGGCGGGCTCGGCCTCTGGATCGTCCACCAGTCCTGCAACCACGTGACGATGCACCGGGACGCCGACGGCTTCACCATCCGGCTGACCGCCGGCAACCCGCACACCACCGCCTGA
- a CDS encoding M28 family metallopeptidase yields the protein MRGRTLGAAVALVVGAAITTIPAAPPTVASPPARTAAPAPPAVLAAPDIAVANVQAHLTQFQTIATSNGGHRRAGSAGHTASVAYVKGKLQAAGYTVTEQTCTSCVYRSNNLIAEWPAGPTDQVVMFGAHLDGVSAGPGINDNGSGSAVLLENALVLAAQRPATMTKRVRFAWWTDEEQGLNGSEFYVNSLSATQRGYLKGYYNFDMVGSTNGGYFINRITSTTAAPLKAYWDSLGIQPEENVEGQGRSDDYPFQQAGIPTSGYAAGASARKSSTQAAKWGGTAGSSYDPCYHRACDTTSNVSATHLDRSADGVAYAIWQLAVGSGTPGTCAGGQLVGNSSFETGTTPWTGTTGVITSSTSRPARTGSYKAWLGGNGGTSTETLSQTLTLPAGCASYPLTFHLRIDTAETTSTRVYDRLTVQIGGATLATYSNLNAGSSYVARTFDVAGYAGQTVTLTFTATEDASLQTSFVVDDVTLQAS from the coding sequence ATGAGAGGCAGAACGCTGGGCGCGGCCGTCGCGCTCGTCGTCGGCGCCGCGATCACGACGATCCCCGCCGCGCCGCCGACCGTCGCGTCCCCGCCGGCACGGACCGCCGCTCCGGCCCCACCCGCCGTCCTCGCCGCCCCGGACATCGCCGTGGCGAACGTGCAGGCCCACCTGACCCAGTTCCAGACCATCGCCACCAGCAACGGCGGCCACCGCCGCGCCGGGTCCGCCGGCCACACCGCCTCCGTCGCGTACGTGAAGGGCAAGCTCCAGGCGGCCGGCTACACGGTCACCGAACAGACCTGCACCAGCTGCGTGTACCGGTCGAACAACCTGATCGCCGAGTGGCCGGCCGGCCCCACCGACCAGGTGGTCATGTTCGGCGCCCACCTCGACGGCGTCTCCGCCGGGCCCGGCATCAACGACAACGGCTCCGGCTCGGCGGTCCTGTTGGAGAACGCGCTGGTCCTCGCCGCGCAGCGGCCGGCGACCATGACCAAGCGGGTGCGGTTCGCCTGGTGGACCGACGAGGAGCAGGGCCTCAACGGCTCGGAGTTCTACGTCAACTCGCTCAGCGCCACCCAGCGCGGCTACCTCAAGGGGTACTACAACTTCGACATGGTCGGCTCCACCAACGGCGGATACTTCATCAACCGGATCACCTCCACCACCGCCGCGCCGCTCAAGGCGTACTGGGACTCGCTCGGCATCCAACCGGAGGAGAACGTCGAGGGCCAGGGCCGCTCCGACGACTACCCGTTCCAGCAGGCCGGCATCCCCACCTCCGGGTACGCCGCCGGGGCCAGCGCCCGCAAGAGCAGCACCCAGGCCGCCAAGTGGGGCGGCACCGCCGGTTCCTCGTACGACCCCTGCTACCACCGGGCCTGCGACACCACCAGCAACGTCAGCGCGACCCACCTCGACCGGTCCGCCGACGGCGTCGCGTACGCCATCTGGCAGCTCGCGGTGGGCAGCGGCACCCCCGGCACCTGCGCCGGCGGACAGCTCGTCGGCAACAGCTCCTTCGAGACCGGCACCACCCCGTGGACCGGCACCACCGGGGTGATCACCAGCTCGACGTCCCGGCCGGCCCGCACCGGGTCGTACAAGGCGTGGCTGGGCGGCAACGGCGGCACCAGCACGGAGACGCTGTCCCAGACGCTGACCCTGCCGGCCGGCTGCGCCAGCTACCCGCTCACCTTCCACCTGCGGATCGACACCGCCGAGACCACCAGCACCCGGGTGTACGACCGGCTCACCGTGCAGATCGGGGGCGCGACGCTGGCGACGTACTCGAACCTGAACGCCGGCAGCAGCTACGTCGCGCGCACCTTCGACGTGGCCGGGTACGCCGGGCAGACCGTCACCCTGACCTTCACCGCCACCGAGGACGCGTCCCTGCAGACCAGCTTCGTCGTCGACGACGTGACGTTGCAGGCGAGCTGA